The Methanoregula sp. UBA64 region TACCGATCTTGATGCCGAGGACGACAAAGAGGAGATGCCCTCCCGCCAGCACCGGTCGCACGGGGGAGGCCGCAGGGGCGGACGGCCGCCAAAAAAGGTGTACGAAGAGTTCATCAACGACCCGTACTGCGAATAACAAAAACAAAAAAGATCTTTTTTTAGGATTTACGGGAAGTTTTTGAGAATCTTTTCCCGGATCGCTTCTTTCGGGTACGCCCCGATTACCCGGTCCACCAGCTGGCCGTTCGAGAAGAATACGATGTTCGGGATCGCCGAGATCGAGAGCTGCATGGCGAGCTGCTGGTTCTCGTCGGTATTACACTTCCCAAACGTCACCTTCCCGGCAAATTCCTGCGCGAGCTCCTCGATGATCGGGCCGATGCGCCGGCAGGGGCCGCACCATTCCGCCCAGAAATCGATAACAAGCGCCGGGTGTGCTTTTAAGAGTTCGCCGATATGCAGCTGGTCGACCGGGATCACGGCACCCGATACATCGGCAGATGCCATCTGTTCCTTAAGCGCGGCCATCCTCTTTTTCCGTATCTCTTCAAGCTCGGTATCGTCCATGTATGGTGTTTTGGAGGACTCCCCTAATTGAACCTAACGAATATGGCAGAAATGTGCCGTTTTTTAGTAAAGTATATGAGTGCCAGCCGGCTATATTATAGTCCTGATTAATCCGGGAAGCGAGGTAGGGTAGTCAGGATATCCCGACGGGCTCATAACCCGTAGACCGATGGTTCAAATCCATCCCTCGCTACTTTTCCTGATTTTTTTATTACAAAGACGACCGTCACGTACGGTTTCTCCGTCGATGATTCCGGGCGGGCATCCAACTAATAAACATGCAGCACAATACCGGAACATAGACAAACGCTGGCGAAATGCTTTTTGGCATTTTACCGGAGGGAAACCAACCATGAAATTTTCACTCTTCGACCTGTTATTCAATCCGAACCGCTTTTTCCAGGATACGCTCGGCGATACGGAACAGCTCAAGGTCCCGGCGCTGATCGTTTGTGTATGTGCCATCCTTGCAGCGGGCTACGGCTATCTTGCCGGGAGCCTTACCGCAAAACTGATGGACTCTGCCATGGGCGGCCTCGGCGCCGTGATGGTAGTCTTCATTATCCTTGCCGCATTTGCAGGGGTCTTTATCTTCTGGCTCATCTGGGCCGGGCTATTCTACCTGATATCGAAACTCTTCAAGGGCGAAGGAAGTTTCAACCGCTGCCTTGAAGTCGTCGGCTACGGCTACCTGCCCCAGATCTTCGGCGCGGTCATCACCCTGATCGCGGCATTCGAATATCTGCCCAAAGTCGTGGTCCCGCAGGTCACCTCCTCGGCATTGCAGGACCCGGGCGTCATGACATCGGCCACCACGGCCCTGATGCAGGATCCGTCCATGATGGCGTATACCGAGACCGCCGCGGTCGTCTCCGTTGTCTTCCTGCTCTGGAGCGCAAACACCTGGATCTTCGGGATAAAACAGGCTCGCAGGCTCTCCATGCGCGACGCGGCAATCTGCGTGGGAGCGCCTGTAATCATATTCATCGCCTACGTCGTCCTGACCATGGCAGGAGCCTGAATGAAGACACTGTACTTCACGGTCATCGCGATCGTTCTCCTGCTCGCCGGGATCGGCGGCGCATCTGCCTATACCACATCGGACTCCCTTGCAGCCGCAGGAAACGTGTACGTTTCGGGAGTCTCCTATGACCCGGGCGCGTTTTTTACCGGGGATAAGGGAACGGTCACCGTCTCGGTGACAAACGGGAACCGCAACCAGAGCGTGGTCATCGGACACGCCACGTTCGGCGACGAAAATATCAAGCTTCTGGGGTCTCCCTACGATATCGCATCCAATATCGGGCCGGCCCAGACCCGGGACTACACGTTCTCCGTGGGCGCGGATGTCCCTGACGGGCACTACTACCCGCGGCTCTCGTTAAGTTACCGCGATGCGGGCAGCCTGTACTACCCGGCGGCAGTCTGGGTGGATAATACGCCGCTCGTGCTCGCCGTCATCAACAGCCCCGACTCCTATTCATCCGGCAAGAAGGACACGATCTCCCTCCAGATCGCAAACCCGCGAAAGGCCGGGGTGAAAAATGCCGTCCTCAGTATCTCCGGGGACAATGCGGAGATCCTGCCGGCATCCACCTATATCGGCCCCCTTGCAGCGGGATCGAGCACGCTCGTGAACTTCACGGTGACACCGCACGCGGAGACGACCTTAAACGTTACCCTCAATTACGACAACGGGGACAATCACCACAGCGTCTCGCAGCAGATCCCGATACGGTTCTCGCCCGACAAGAAGGATGCTGACCCGGTGATGAGCAATATCGAGGTGAAGAACACCGCAGGGGCATTTGAGGTGACCGGCGATATCACCAATGCCGGCCTCTCCACGGCAAATGCCGTGACCATCACGGCGCTCTCCCCGGCCGTGCCCGCCGATCCCTACCGCTCGTACGTGATCGGGGCCCTCAAGCCCGACGATTTCGGGAGTTTCACGGTTACGTTTACTGCGGTAAACCAGACCGAGGTCCCCTTACTGGTGTCGTACAAGGACAGCCAGGGGAACCTGTTTACCTCGACAAAGAACGTGACCCTGCCCCGGTTTGGGGCACAGGGCCAGGCTAGCGGGTCAATGCTCCCGCAGATCATCGGGGCAATTGCACTCCTTGTCTTTATCGGCGGGTGGGCAGTCTACCTGATGAAGCGTAAAGAGTGAGATACCGGACCTGCTCCGGACTTTTTCTTTTTTTATTTGTTACAGGAATCTTCCAGCGAAACACTCTTATCCGGCAAGAGAGCCAGTACTTCTTCATGGCAGGGCAGGCACGTACTCCGGAAAAGAACCCGTGCGAAGCAAACGAGCGCTGGGCGCACCAGCAGCGCCTCCAGGAGTCCTCGAAGCATTTCGAGGATGCGTCGCACAACTGGGACGACCCGGCAAATGCGAAACGCTATGCGGAGAATTCCCGGGGCGAGTACGACGACCGGGTGCAGACAACAATCGCCGGTCTCGCGCTCAATAAAAATATGCGGGTGCTCGATATCGGCGCCGGGCCGGGAACGCTCGCGATCCCCATCGCACCGCGGGTAAAAGATGTGACCGCGATCGAGCCCGGGGCCGGGATGGCCGCCGTTCTCAGGGAGCAGTGCCGGGCAAAAGGGATCGCAAACGTATCCTGCATCAAAAAACTCTGGGAGGATATCGACCCGGCCCGGGACCTGGACGGGAAATACGATCTCGTGATCGCTTCGCTCTCCTTAACGATGCAGGACATCCGGGCTGCGCTCTTAAAGATGGACGCGGTGGCAAACGGTGAGGTCTGCCTGTACTGGTTCGTGGATATGCCGTTCTGGGAAAAGATGTACGTGGAGCTCTGGGAGCCGCTGCACGGGTGCACGTATTATCCCGGGCCAAAGACCGACTGCCTCTTTGAAGTGCTGTACAATGCCGGGATTTATGCGGACGTGAAGATGATGCCACTCAGTAAAGAGTACCGGTTTGGATCCCGGGACGAGATGACCGCATTCTTCCGGGGCCGGTTCAGGGTGACGACCGCAGCGCAGGAGAAGATCCTTGACGCGTACCTTGCGCGGCTCGTGCAGGAAAAGAATGGTGAGGTCGTGGTGTCCGGCCGTTCGACGTACGCGAAGGTCTCGTGGAAGGCGACGGGAAGATCGGGCTGACGGGTGTCTGACAGGGTGTGTTTTCCTTCTTCTTTGGGAGGGTAGGTTTCCGCAGATCCTTTCTCCGACGGAGGACCGGAACAGGGCGATCCCTCAAAACCGGTTTCCAGTGGAAGTTGTGGCCACGCCCATAGAAATTCCTGATTTAATCGCGTATTTCTAAAAATGCCACGATTTTAAGGCTTTTTAAACCTGCAATTTAGCGGGCTTCCTGCGGCAGGGTTTTTGGGATCGATGGAATGGTCATCTGAGCCTGATATCTGCCAACCGGTGCAATCTGTGAGCGTTTCTTGGATCTCCGACGGGGAAATTTATCATAATGATGCAGTATCGACGGTGACTCAATATAAGAAGACGCTCTTTGGGGCTGGCGCCCCCGCCGCTCGGGCATCCCCCCATTGCGATAGCTCTGTATTACCTGTACCGGGAGCAGTTCTGAATGCAGGTAAGTCAGAGTGTATCGTTCGCGCCCCCGCCCCCTCGGGGGCTGGGATGGCGCAAGGGGGGGCTGAGTGTAACGGTACGGTCTTGTCCCTGGCCGCTCCAAAATTTTTCCGGCAATTTTGATTTTCATCCGGAAAAATCCGGGCGTACGAACTTTCATCCGGAATTTTTTTGGAGCTTTCAGATTTCAAACCAAAAAAAATCCGGCCGGAGAAATTTCAGTCCAACTTTTTTTTCTTTTTTCAAATTTCGACCGGAAAATTTTTTGGTTTTTCAACTTTCGCGGCAAAAAAAAGTCCGGGTTTTTTTGATCCCGGTGCCGGGTCCGTATTGCTGGATTTACGCCGGAGAACTGAGTTAGTTGTATAACTAACACCTTTTTTTCCAACTTTCGCGCCAGATTTTTTTTCTTTTTTCAACTTTCAATCCAAAATTTTTTAGGATTTTCAACTTTCGAACCGAAAAAAATGTGCCGAAAAAACTTTCGCGCCAAAAAAATCCGGGCGTACCAACTTTCGAACCGGAAATTTTTACCCGGAAAAACTTTCAGGCCGTACTGGCGGGACGCGATCGGCCGGAACGGATTTTCCGGCCCGGGACGTCTCCGTCGTGGTATTTGCATCAATAGCCTGTTTTTCCCGTTTTCGCTGCGATCGTTTCAAAATTTTCTGGCGCGAAAGTTCGAACAAGCGCAAAGATTGCAGGAAAACAACCCAAAAAAGTATCTGGTTGGCCGGGCCCGGTTACTTCCCGCCAACCTTCTTGATCCGCTCCATCGCTTCATGGAGCCTCTCCATCGAAGCCGCATATGAAAGCCGGATCCATCCCGGGGCATAGAACGAGCTGCCCGGGGTTGCAGCCACATGGCCCTTTTCGAGCCAGTCGGTCGCGATCTTATTGTCGTCGCCGGTAACTTTCACGAATGCGTAGAAAGCGCCATCGGCCGGGGCGCAGGTGTAGCCCATCTTCCCGAGCTCGGCCACCATAAACTTCCGGCGCCTGTCGAACTCGCTGCGCATAGATTCAACGCATTTCTGGTCGCCTCTGAGCGCTGCAACCGCACCCCACATCGCAAAGGTCGTTGCCTGCGAGACCGAATGCTGCTGCACCCTGGACATCGCTTTGATGATCGGCTTTGGGGCCACCGCGTACCCGAGCCGCCACCCGGTCATCGCGTAGGCCTTGGAGAAGCCGTTGACCGTGATCGTGCGCTGCGCCATATCGCCGAGCGACGCAAGCGAGATGTGCTCTTTGCCGTAGATGAGCTTCTCGTAGATCTCGTCCGACATTGCGTACAGGTCGTGATCCTCGCAGAGATCGGCCACGAGCTTCATCGATTTCTTATCAAAGACCGCCCCGCTCGGGTTCGAGGGCGAGTTGATCGAGATCATCTTGGTCTTTGCATTGACCTTTTCGAGAATAGAATCGTCGAGCTGGAAGGTCTTCTGGTTCACCGGGTGGAATACCGTCTTCCCGCCCGCCATCTGGACGCAGGGTTCGTACGAGACCCAGGCCGGCGTGGGAAGGATGACCTCGTCGCCGGGGTTTAAAACCGCCTCCATCCCTTCGTAGATGGCGTCCTTTGCGCCGCAGGTCACGATCACCTGGTCGGGTTCGCAGGCAAATTTGTTCTCTTTTGCGATCTTTTCGCTGATCGCCGCGAGAAGCTCGGGGATGCCGTTACTGGGCGCATAGTGCGTCTCGCCCTTTTTGAGGGCGCCGATGCAGGCATCGGTGATATGTTTCGGGGTATCGAAATCAGGCTCGCCGATCGAG contains the following coding sequences:
- the trxA gene encoding thioredoxin — translated: MDDTELEEIRKKRMAALKEQMASADVSGAVIPVDQLHIGELLKAHPALVIDFWAEWCGPCRRIGPIIEELAQEFAGKVTFGKCNTDENQQLAMQLSISAIPNIVFFSNGQLVDRVIGAYPKEAIREKILKNFP
- a CDS encoding YIP1 family protein; this encodes MKFSLFDLLFNPNRFFQDTLGDTEQLKVPALIVCVCAILAAGYGYLAGSLTAKLMDSAMGGLGAVMVVFIILAAFAGVFIFWLIWAGLFYLISKLFKGEGSFNRCLEVVGYGYLPQIFGAVITLIAAFEYLPKVVVPQVTSSALQDPGVMTSATTALMQDPSMMAYTETAAVVSVVFLLWSANTWIFGIKQARRLSMRDAAICVGAPVIIFIAYVVLTMAGA
- a CDS encoding COG1361 S-layer family protein; this translates as MKTLYFTVIAIVLLLAGIGGASAYTTSDSLAAAGNVYVSGVSYDPGAFFTGDKGTVTVSVTNGNRNQSVVIGHATFGDENIKLLGSPYDIASNIGPAQTRDYTFSVGADVPDGHYYPRLSLSYRDAGSLYYPAAVWVDNTPLVLAVINSPDSYSSGKKDTISLQIANPRKAGVKNAVLSISGDNAEILPASTYIGPLAAGSSTLVNFTVTPHAETTLNVTLNYDNGDNHHSVSQQIPIRFSPDKKDADPVMSNIEVKNTAGAFEVTGDITNAGLSTANAVTITALSPAVPADPYRSYVIGALKPDDFGSFTVTFTAVNQTEVPLLVSYKDSQGNLFTSTKNVTLPRFGAQGQASGSMLPQIIGAIALLVFIGGWAVYLMKRKE
- a CDS encoding class I SAM-dependent methyltransferase; amino-acid sequence: MAGQARTPEKNPCEANERWAHQQRLQESSKHFEDASHNWDDPANAKRYAENSRGEYDDRVQTTIAGLALNKNMRVLDIGAGPGTLAIPIAPRVKDVTAIEPGAGMAAVLREQCRAKGIANVSCIKKLWEDIDPARDLDGKYDLVIASLSLTMQDIRAALLKMDAVANGEVCLYWFVDMPFWEKMYVELWEPLHGCTYYPGPKTDCLFEVLYNAGIYADVKMMPLSKEYRFGSRDEMTAFFRGRFRVTTAAQEKILDAYLARLVQEKNGEVVVSGRSTYAKVSWKATGRSG
- a CDS encoding pyridoxal phosphate-dependent aminotransferase produces the protein MKQLSAKVAAIAPSATIEITNKAKKMQREGIDVISLSIGEPDFDTPKHITDACIGALKKGETHYAPSNGIPELLAAISEKIAKENKFACEPDQVIVTCGAKDAIYEGMEAVLNPGDEVILPTPAWVSYEPCVQMAGGKTVFHPVNQKTFQLDDSILEKVNAKTKMISINSPSNPSGAVFDKKSMKLVADLCEDHDLYAMSDEIYEKLIYGKEHISLASLGDMAQRTITVNGFSKAYAMTGWRLGYAVAPKPIIKAMSRVQQHSVSQATTFAMWGAVAALRGDQKCVESMRSEFDRRRKFMVAELGKMGYTCAPADGAFYAFVKVTGDDNKIATDWLEKGHVAATPGSSFYAPGWIRLSYAASMERLHEAMERIKKVGGK